From the genome of Variovorax sp. RA8, one region includes:
- a CDS encoding pyridoxal phosphate-dependent aminotransferase yields MRISKRAERIEPFYVMEVAKAASALAREVAHTDRPMIFLNIGEPDFTAPLPVQEAALRAVRAGATQYTHATGLEVLRERISGWYRERFGVDVPAHRIVVTAGASAALQLACLALIEAGDEILMPDPSYPCNRHFVSAAEGRAILIPTTPEERFQLSAAKVEAAWTERTRGVLLASPSNPTGTSIEPGELRRIHEVVTRRGGITLIDEIYLGLSYDQTFGQSALGIDDQIISINSFSKYFSMTGWRLGWLVVPEALVPVVERLAQNLFICASTVSQYAALACFEPASIAEYERRRAEFKARRDWFIPQLESLGLPVPVVPDGAFYAWADCSAFGERLGIANSWDFAFEAMKKAHLAITPGRDFGSDQTARFVRFSTASSMAHLEESVERLRAWAGTADPA; encoded by the coding sequence ATGAGGATTTCGAAGCGCGCCGAGCGTATCGAGCCCTTCTACGTGATGGAGGTTGCCAAGGCGGCCTCCGCCCTGGCACGCGAGGTTGCGCACACCGATCGGCCGATGATCTTCCTCAACATCGGCGAACCCGACTTCACCGCGCCGCTGCCGGTCCAGGAAGCCGCCCTGCGCGCCGTGCGCGCCGGCGCCACCCAGTACACCCACGCGACCGGCCTCGAGGTGCTGCGCGAGCGCATCAGCGGCTGGTACCGCGAGCGCTTCGGCGTCGACGTGCCGGCGCACCGCATCGTGGTCACGGCCGGGGCTTCGGCCGCGCTGCAGCTGGCCTGCTTGGCGCTCATCGAGGCCGGCGACGAAATCCTGATGCCCGATCCCAGCTATCCCTGCAACCGCCACTTCGTGAGCGCTGCCGAGGGCCGCGCGATACTGATCCCGACCACCCCCGAGGAGCGCTTCCAGCTCAGCGCCGCCAAGGTCGAGGCCGCCTGGACGGAACGCACGCGCGGCGTGCTGCTGGCCTCGCCCTCCAACCCCACCGGCACCTCGATCGAGCCGGGCGAGCTGCGCCGCATCCACGAAGTGGTGACGCGGCGCGGCGGCATCACGTTGATCGACGAGATCTACCTGGGGCTGTCGTACGACCAAACGTTCGGGCAGAGCGCACTGGGCATCGACGACCAGATCATCAGCATCAACAGCTTCAGCAAGTACTTCAGCATGACCGGCTGGCGCCTGGGCTGGCTGGTGGTGCCCGAGGCGCTGGTGCCGGTGGTCGAGCGGCTGGCACAGAACCTCTTCATCTGCGCGAGCACGGTGTCGCAATACGCCGCTCTCGCCTGTTTCGAACCTGCGAGCATCGCCGAATACGAGCGCCGTCGTGCCGAGTTCAAGGCGCGACGCGACTGGTTCATCCCGCAGCTGGAGTCCCTCGGACTTCCCGTGCCGGTGGTGCCCGACGGCGCCTTCTACGCCTGGGCCGACTGCTCCGCGTTCGGCGAGCGCCTGGGCATCGCCAACAGCTGGGACTTCGCCTTCGAGGCGATGAAGAAGGCGCATCTCGCCATCACCCCCGGCCGCGACTTCGGCTCGGACCAGACCGCCCGCTTCGTCCGCTTCTCGACGGCCAGTTCGATGGCACACCTCGAGGAATCGGTGGAGCGGCTGCGGGCGTGGGCGGGCACCGCCGATCCCGCATGA
- a CDS encoding riboflavin synthase, whose protein sequence is MFTGIITGVGRIAAVHDLGSSSSHGKRLGIAAPAGYLDDVGLGDSIALNGACMTVTSLDPAQQLFTIDISAESLDKTAGLAEPGSRVNLEKALRASDRLGGHIVSGHVDGIGTVSRFAPVGESWELRVLAPRALARFLAYKGSITVNGVSLTVNSVSDGPDGSEISINLIPHTVENTALGGLEAGSRVNLEIDTVARYVERMLQAGALPAIPKDPTP, encoded by the coding sequence ATGTTCACCGGAATCATCACCGGCGTGGGGCGCATCGCCGCCGTCCACGACCTCGGCAGCTCTTCATCCCACGGCAAGCGGCTCGGCATCGCGGCGCCCGCCGGCTATCTGGACGACGTGGGCCTGGGTGACAGCATCGCGCTCAACGGCGCCTGCATGACCGTCACTTCCCTCGATCCCGCGCAGCAGCTCTTCACCATCGACATCTCGGCCGAATCGCTCGACAAGACGGCCGGTCTCGCCGAACCCGGCAGCCGGGTCAATCTCGAAAAGGCCCTGCGGGCCAGCGACCGCCTGGGCGGCCACATCGTCTCCGGCCATGTCGACGGCATCGGCACCGTCAGCCGCTTCGCCCCGGTGGGGGAAAGCTGGGAGCTGCGGGTGCTGGCGCCTCGTGCCCTGGCCCGCTTTCTCGCCTACAAGGGCTCGATCACCGTCAACGGCGTGAGCCTCACCGTCAACAGCGTGAGCGACGGCCCCGATGGCAGTGAGATCAGCATCAACCTCATCCCCCACACCGTCGAGAACACCGCCCTCGGCGGCCTCGAGGCCGGCAGCCGCGTGAACCTCGAGATCGACACTGTCGCACGCTACGTCGAGCGCATGCTCCAGGCCGGCGCCCTGCCCGCCATCCCCAAGGACCCCACCCCATGA
- the tolQ gene encoding protein TolQ yields MNQDLSILSLLLHASLPVQLVVLLLIVVSIASWAAIFRKYFSLKRTRLLNDDFEREFWSGTSLNELFSSAAQHAKFAGPMERIFASGMREYQKLRERHVSDAVTLLDGARRAMRASFQRELDAVEQNLSFLATVGSVSPYVGLFGTVWGIMHAFTGLAALAQVTLSTVAPGIAEALVATAIGLFAAIPAVVAYNRFAREIDKIAIGLETFIEEFSNILQRNLTAHVVNPSQMGPATVR; encoded by the coding sequence ATGAATCAAGACCTCTCGATCCTTTCCCTCCTGCTGCATGCCAGCCTTCCGGTGCAGCTCGTCGTGCTGCTCCTGATCGTGGTGTCGATCGCCAGCTGGGCGGCCATCTTCCGCAAGTACTTCTCGCTCAAGCGCACGCGCTTGCTCAACGACGACTTCGAGCGCGAGTTCTGGTCCGGCACCAGCCTGAACGAGCTGTTCTCCTCGGCGGCCCAGCACGCCAAGTTCGCCGGCCCGATGGAACGCATCTTCGCCTCCGGCATGCGCGAGTACCAGAAGCTGCGCGAGCGCCACGTGTCCGACGCCGTCACCCTGCTCGACGGCGCGCGTCGCGCGATGCGCGCGAGCTTCCAGCGGGAGCTCGACGCGGTGGAGCAGAACCTCTCCTTCCTCGCCACCGTCGGTTCGGTCTCGCCCTATGTCGGCCTGTTCGGCACGGTGTGGGGGATCATGCATGCCTTCACCGGCCTGGCGGCGCTGGCGCAGGTCACGCTCTCCACCGTGGCGCCCGGCATTGCCGAGGCGCTGGTCGCCACCGCAATCGGCCTGTTCGCCGCCATCCCGGCCGTGGTCGCCTACAACCGCTTCGCGCGCGAGATCGACAAGATCGCGATCGGCCTGGAGACCTTCATCGAGGAGTTCTCGAACATCCTGCAGCGCAACCTGACCGCCCACGTCGTCAACCCGTCCCAGATGGGCCCGGCCACGGTGCGCTGA
- the nusB gene encoding transcription antitermination factor NusB produces the protein MTDDTKTSGERPHQSRPGLTSTGARKASAKSTRSRAREFALQALYQHLVGRNDAASIDQFTRDLAGFHKADAAHYDALLHGAIASAQELDALIVPLLDRKLEEISPVEHAVMWIGVYEFQNCPDVPWRVVLNECIELAKEFGGTDGHKYVNAVLNGLAPQLRPAEVEADRASGKARP, from the coding sequence ATGACCGACGACACCAAGACCAGCGGCGAGCGGCCGCACCAGTCGCGCCCCGGGCTCACCAGCACCGGCGCCCGCAAGGCCTCCGCCAAATCCACCCGCAGCCGTGCGCGCGAGTTCGCGCTGCAGGCGCTCTACCAGCACCTGGTGGGCCGCAACGACGCGGCTTCCATCGACCAGTTCACCCGCGACCTGGCCGGCTTCCACAAGGCAGACGCGGCACACTACGATGCCCTGCTGCACGGCGCCATTGCCTCCGCGCAAGAGCTCGATGCACTGATCGTGCCACTGCTCGACCGCAAGCTGGAGGAGATCTCCCCCGTCGAGCATGCCGTGATGTGGATCGGCGTCTACGAGTTCCAGAACTGTCCCGATGTGCCGTGGCGCGTGGTGCTCAACGAGTGCATCGAGCTGGCCAAGGAATTCGGCGGCACCGACGGCCACAAGTACGTGAACGCAGTGCTCAACGGCCTCGCGCCGCAATTGCGCCCCGCGGAGGTGGAGGCGGATCGCGCGAGCGGCAAGGCCAGGCCATGA
- the ybgC gene encoding tol-pal system-associated acyl-CoA thioesterase, with translation MSFSFPIRVYWEDTDAGGIVFYANYLKYMERARTEWLRSLGIAQRALREQTGGIFVVSETQLKYHRPARLDDELLVTAELRQIGSASLIIGQRVLARPAHAPAADPTADAPVLCEGTIRIGWVHADTLRPARIPAQVSGTLARCAGSMSQPQKP, from the coding sequence ATGAGCTTTTCGTTCCCCATCCGCGTCTACTGGGAGGACACCGATGCCGGCGGGATCGTGTTCTACGCCAACTACCTCAAGTACATGGAGCGCGCCCGCACCGAGTGGCTGCGCTCGCTGGGCATCGCGCAGCGCGCGCTGCGCGAGCAGACCGGCGGCATCTTCGTGGTCAGCGAGACCCAGCTCAAGTACCACAGGCCAGCTCGGCTGGACGATGAGCTGCTCGTCACCGCCGAGCTGCGCCAGATCGGCTCCGCGTCCCTGATAATCGGTCAGCGCGTGCTGGCCCGGCCCGCACACGCCCCCGCCGCCGATCCCACGGCCGATGCCCCGGTGCTCTGCGAAGGCACGATCCGCATCGGCTGGGTCCACGCAGACACGCTGCGGCCCGCGCGCATCCCGGCGCAGGTTTCGGGAACCCTGGCGCGCTGCGCGGGCTCCATGTCTCAACCTCAGAAGCCATGA
- the ribBA gene encoding bifunctional 3,4-dihydroxy-2-butanone-4-phosphate synthase/GTP cyclohydrolase II, which yields MNASVSPMPAPRSARAPAPISPIEEIVAELRAGRMVILVDEEDRENEGDIVIAADHVTPEAINFMARHARGLICLTLSREMCERLQLPPMVARNGAKHSTAFTVSIEAAEGVTTGISAADRARTVQAAVAPNAVAADLVQPGHIFPLQAVDGGVLMRAGHTEAGCDLAAMAGCSPASVICEVMNEDGTMARLPDLQLFAAEHGLKIGTIAALIEHRSRTESLVEKIGCREIHTAWGWFTAHAFRDKPSKGVHLALVRGKWNPGDTVDVRVHEPLSVLDALEVNRSLHSWSLDASLAHIAAQGKGVAVLLNCGETGAELLSQFDGTARPAQAPERGRMDLRSYGIGAQILRECGVHRMNLLGTPRRMPSMAAGYGLEIAGYLSKDEQ from the coding sequence ATGAACGCTTCCGTAAGCCCGATGCCCGCCCCCCGCAGCGCACGAGCGCCCGCCCCCATCTCGCCGATCGAGGAGATCGTGGCCGAGCTGCGCGCCGGCCGCATGGTGATCCTGGTCGACGAGGAAGACCGCGAGAACGAGGGCGACATCGTGATCGCGGCCGACCACGTCACGCCCGAGGCCATCAACTTCATGGCGCGCCATGCCCGCGGCCTGATCTGCCTCACCCTTTCGCGCGAGATGTGCGAGCGGCTGCAGCTGCCGCCGATGGTGGCACGCAACGGCGCCAAGCATTCCACCGCCTTCACCGTCTCGATCGAGGCGGCCGAGGGCGTCACCACCGGCATCTCCGCCGCCGACCGTGCGCGCACAGTGCAGGCCGCCGTCGCCCCCAATGCGGTCGCTGCCGACCTGGTCCAGCCGGGCCACATCTTCCCGCTGCAGGCCGTCGACGGTGGCGTGCTGATGCGCGCTGGTCACACCGAGGCCGGCTGCGACCTCGCCGCCATGGCCGGCTGCTCGCCGGCCTCCGTGATCTGCGAGGTCATGAACGAGGACGGCACGATGGCGCGCCTGCCCGACCTGCAGCTCTTCGCGGCCGAGCACGGGCTCAAGATCGGCACCATCGCCGCGCTGATCGAGCACCGCAGCCGCACCGAATCGCTGGTCGAGAAAATCGGCTGCCGCGAGATCCACACCGCCTGGGGCTGGTTCACCGCCCATGCCTTCCGCGACAAGCCCAGCAAGGGCGTGCACCTGGCGCTGGTGCGCGGCAAGTGGAATCCGGGCGACACCGTGGACGTGCGCGTGCACGAGCCGCTCTCGGTGCTGGACGCACTGGAAGTCAACCGCTCCCTGCACTCCTGGAGCCTCGATGCCAGCTTGGCCCACATCGCGGCCCAAGGCAAGGGCGTGGCCGTGCTGCTCAACTGCGGCGAGACCGGCGCCGAGCTGCTGTCGCAGTTCGACGGCACGGCACGGCCGGCGCAGGCGCCCGAGCGCGGCCGCATGGACCTGCGCAGCTACGGCATCGGCGCGCAGATCCTGCGCGAGTGCGGCGTGCACCGGATGAACCTCCTGGGCACGCCACGCCGCATGCCCAGCATGGCGGCAGGCTACGGCCTGGAGATCGCCGGCTACCTCAGCAAGGACGAACAATGA
- the ribD gene encoding bifunctional diaminohydroxyphosphoribosylaminopyrimidine deaminase/5-amino-6-(5-phosphoribosylamino)uracil reductase RibD, with product MRLALDLGAAATALSDPNPRVGCVISAPGGQTIGVGHTQSAGGPHAEIMALRDAALKGHSVVGATAYVTLEPCSHHGRTGPCCDALIAAGIRRVVASLTDPNPLVAGQGFERLRAAGVQVEVGPGAEEARELNIGFFSRMIRKTPWVRLKVAASLDGKTALPDGTSQWITSEAARTDGHAWRARAGALLTGVGTVLEDDPRLDVRLVEAPRQPPLVVVDSQLQTPPTARLFEPARPVWIYAAAPNAPAQAALEARGAVVRHVANPQGKVDLAAMLRDLALREVNELHVEAGHKLNGSLMREGLVDELLLYVAPKFIGDGLGIAHQPNSAGNLTRLDQALGLEFKSVEALGPDLRIVARIAGRDRF from the coding sequence ATGCGTCTGGCGCTGGACCTGGGCGCTGCCGCGACGGCACTGTCAGACCCCAATCCGCGCGTAGGCTGTGTCATCTCCGCGCCGGGCGGGCAAACCATCGGGGTGGGCCACACCCAATCTGCTGGTGGCCCCCACGCCGAAATCATGGCCCTGCGCGATGCTGCTCTCAAGGGCCATTCAGTTGTCGGCGCCACCGCCTACGTCACCCTCGAACCTTGCTCCCATCACGGCCGCACTGGCCCGTGCTGCGACGCCCTGATCGCCGCCGGAATCCGCAGGGTCGTCGCCTCGCTCACCGACCCCAATCCGCTGGTCGCCGGGCAGGGCTTCGAGCGCCTGCGCGCGGCCGGCGTCCAGGTCGAGGTGGGTCCCGGAGCCGAGGAGGCGCGCGAACTCAACATCGGTTTCTTCAGCCGCATGATCCGCAAGACCCCGTGGGTCCGGCTCAAGGTCGCCGCCTCGCTGGACGGCAAGACCGCCCTGCCCGACGGGACCAGCCAATGGATCACCTCCGAAGCCGCTCGCACCGATGGCCACGCCTGGCGCGCGCGTGCCGGTGCCCTGCTCACCGGTGTCGGCACCGTGCTCGAGGACGATCCGCGGCTCGACGTGCGCCTGGTCGAGGCGCCACGCCAGCCGCCACTGGTGGTAGTCGACAGCCAGCTGCAGACGCCGCCAACGGCACGCCTCTTCGAGCCTGCCCGGCCGGTCTGGATCTACGCCGCCGCTCCCAATGCGCCCGCTCAGGCAGCCCTCGAAGCGCGGGGCGCCGTCGTCCGCCATGTGGCCAACCCGCAAGGCAAGGTGGATCTCGCGGCCATGCTGCGCGACCTCGCGCTGCGCGAAGTCAACGAGCTGCACGTCGAGGCCGGCCACAAGCTCAACGGCTCGCTGATGCGCGAAGGCCTCGTGGACGAATTGTTGCTGTACGTCGCCCCGAAGTTCATCGGCGACGGCCTCGGCATCGCGCACCAGCCGAATTCCGCTGGCAACCTGACCCGCCTGGACCAGGCCCTCGGGCTGGAGTTCAAGTCCGTCGAAGCCCTTGGTCCGGACCTGCGCATCGTCGCCCGCATCGCAGGCCGCGACCGCTTCTAG
- a CDS encoding GspH/FimT family pseudopilin codes for MISRRSPGVEAGFTLIELMVTLAIAAILLVVAVPGFLAFQRNSELTSTTNRLVSAIAAVRSEAMKTGMTAMVVPADGADWNNGWLAFIDKDRDQKFTAAGDKVIFAQAPMPTYLTASANGTGASAKPYVMFDASGYPKTKTGGFGNLTITVARSDLTGAAALGDTRSVIISHAGRVRSCRPVSAPDAKCPISTDSSNDSE; via the coding sequence ATGATCTCGAGGCGCAGTCCTGGGGTCGAGGCCGGCTTCACCCTCATCGAGCTGATGGTGACCCTCGCCATCGCCGCAATCCTACTGGTCGTCGCTGTACCCGGCTTCCTGGCGTTCCAGCGCAATTCCGAGCTGACGTCGACGACCAACCGCTTGGTTTCGGCCATTGCGGCAGTCCGGAGCGAGGCGATGAAGACGGGGATGACAGCCATGGTGGTTCCTGCAGACGGGGCCGATTGGAACAATGGCTGGCTGGCGTTCATCGACAAGGATCGAGATCAGAAGTTCACCGCAGCCGGCGACAAAGTCATCTTTGCTCAGGCCCCAATGCCCACCTACCTCACCGCCAGCGCCAATGGCACCGGCGCCTCGGCCAAGCCGTACGTCATGTTCGATGCTTCGGGCTATCCGAAGACCAAAACAGGCGGATTTGGTAACTTGACCATCACCGTGGCCCGGTCCGACCTCACCGGAGCGGCCGCCCTCGGCGATACCCGGAGCGTTATCATTTCCCACGCGGGTCGGGTGCGTTCATGTCGCCCTGTCAGCGCTCCGGATGCCAAGTGCCCCATATCCACCGATTCTTCGAACGACAGCGAGTGA
- the ribH gene encoding 6,7-dimethyl-8-ribityllumazine synthase: MQDANKGGAVALDGKGLRIGIVQARFNEDITDALAKACLGELEQLGVAAEDIDRLSVPGALEVPLALQALAERNRYHALIALGCIIRGETYHFELVANESGAGVSRVALDYRIPVANAILTTENLDQAIARQTDKGRDAARVAVEMARLIGSANRP, from the coding sequence ATGCAGGACGCGAACAAGGGCGGCGCCGTCGCGCTCGACGGCAAGGGCCTGCGCATCGGCATCGTGCAGGCACGCTTCAACGAGGACATCACCGACGCGCTGGCGAAGGCCTGCCTCGGCGAGCTCGAGCAACTGGGCGTGGCGGCCGAGGACATCGACCGGCTCAGCGTGCCGGGCGCGCTCGAGGTGCCTCTCGCGCTGCAGGCCCTGGCCGAGCGCAACCGCTACCACGCGCTGATCGCGCTGGGCTGCATCATCCGCGGCGAGACCTACCACTTCGAGCTGGTGGCCAACGAATCCGGCGCCGGCGTAAGCCGCGTCGCGCTCGACTATCGCATTCCGGTCGCCAACGCCATCCTCACCACCGAGAACCTCGACCAGGCAATCGCCCGCCAGACCGACAAGGGCCGCGACGCGGCGCGCGTGGCGGTCGAGATGGCGCGGCTGATCGGGTCTGCCAACAGGCCCTGA
- a CDS encoding type IV pilin protein — MTKRMQVKGFTLVELMIVVAVVAILAAIAYPSYAWAVRKGKRAQARTAILELLQQQERYMTQYNTYLKFSNVAGVTTPGNVPFKTFSGDSSTDPPYQLYADECASGRAMTECVKVIAKPTLADAEVDSLWATSEGAKNCTGTAGTSTSSPPKVCWP, encoded by the coding sequence ATGACGAAACGAATGCAAGTAAAGGGCTTCACGCTCGTCGAACTGATGATCGTGGTGGCAGTCGTTGCCATCCTTGCGGCGATCGCGTACCCGTCCTATGCCTGGGCTGTACGCAAGGGGAAGCGAGCCCAGGCGCGCACGGCGATTCTCGAATTGCTGCAGCAGCAGGAGCGCTACATGACCCAATACAACACGTATCTCAAATTCTCCAATGTTGCCGGTGTAACGACCCCGGGGAACGTTCCATTCAAGACCTTCTCAGGGGACAGTTCAACTGATCCGCCTTATCAGCTCTACGCCGACGAATGCGCCAGCGGTCGGGCAATGACTGAGTGCGTGAAGGTCATCGCGAAACCGACACTTGCAGATGCCGAAGTTGACTCGCTTTGGGCAACCAGCGAGGGTGCCAAGAACTGCACCGGAACAGCCGGCACATCGACATCCTCTCCTCCGAAGGTGTGCTGGCCATGA